The following coding sequences are from one Canis lupus baileyi chromosome 19, mCanLup2.hap1, whole genome shotgun sequence window:
- the GRM2 gene encoding metabotropic glutamate receptor 2 isoform X2: MGSLLGLLALLLLWGAVAEGPAKKVLTLEGDLVLGGLFPVHQKGGPAEECGPVNEHRGIQRLEAMLFALDRINRDPHLLPGVRLGAHILDSCSKDTHALEQALDFVRASLSRGADGSRHICPDGSYATHGDAPTAITGVIGGSYSDVSIQVANLLRLFQIPQISYASTSAKLSDKSRYDYFARTVPPDFFQAKAMAEILRFFNWTYVSTVASEGDYGETGIEAFELEARARNICVATSEKVGRAMSRAAFEGVVRALLQKPSARVAVLFTRSEDARELLAATQRLNASFTWVASDGWGALESVVAGSERAAEGAITIELASYPISDFASYFRSLDPWNNSRNPWFREFWEQRFHCSFRRRDCAAHSLQAVPFEQESKIMFVVNAVYAMAHALHNMHRALCPNTTQLCDAMRPVNGRRLYKDFVLNVKFDAPFRPADTHSEVRFDRFGDGIGRYNIFTYLRAGSGRYRYQKVGYWAEGLTLDTSLIPWASPSASSLPASRCSEPCLQNEVKSVQPGEVCCWLCIPCQPYEYRLDEFTCADCGLGYWPNASLTGCFELPQEYIRWGDAWAVGPVTIACLGALATLFVLGVFVRHNATPVVKASGRELCYILLGGVFLCYCMTFIFIAKPSTVVCTLRRLGLGTAFSVCYSALLTKTNRIARIFGGAREGAQRPRFISPASQVAICLALISGQLLIVAAWLVVEAPGTGKETAPERREVVTLRCNHRDASMLGSLAYNVLLIALCTLYAFKTRKCPENFNEAKFIGFTMYTTCIIWLAFLPIFYVTSSDYRTKKRRLREVQSLA, from the exons ATGGGATCACTGCTTGGGCTCCTGGCACTGCTGCTGCTATGGGGTGCTGTGGCTGAGGGCCCTGCCAAGAAGGTGCTGACCCTGGAGGGGGACCTGGTCCTGGGTGGGCTGTTTCCAGTACACCAGAAGGGTGGCCCAGCAGAGGAGTGTGGGCCTGTCAATGAGCATCGTGGCATCCAGCGCCTGGAGGCCATGCTTTTTGCACTGGACCGCATCAACCGTGACCCACACCTGCTGCCAGGCGTGCGCCTGGGCGCGCATATTCTCGACAGCTGCTCCAAGGACACACATGCCCTGGAGCAGGCACTCGACTTCGTGCGTGCCTCGCTTAGCCGTGGTGCCGATGGCTCACGTCACATCTGCCCCGATGGCTCGTATGCCACCCACGGTGATGCTCCCACTGCCATCACTGGTGTCATTGGCGGCTCCTACAGCGATGTCTCCATCCAG GTGGCCAACCTCCTGCGGCTATTTCAGATCCCACAGATTAGCTATGCCTCCACCAGCGCCAAGCTGAGTGACAAGTCCCGCTATGACTACTTTGCCCGCACAGTGCCCCCCGACTTCTTCCAAGCCAAAGCCATGGCTGAGATTCTCCGCTTCTTCAACTGGACCTATGTGTCCACTGTGGCATCTGAGGGTGACTATGGCGAGACAGGCATCGAAGCCTTTGAGCTAGAGGCCCGTGCCCGCAACATCTGTGTGGCCACCTCGGAGAAAGTGGGCCGTGCCATGAGCCGCGCAGCTTTTGAGGGTGTGGTGCGAGCCCTGCTGCAGAAGCCCAGTGCCCGTGTGGCTGTCCTGTTCACCCGTTCTGAGGATGCCCGCGAGCTCCTCGCGGCTACCCAGCGCCTCAATGCCAGCTTCACCTGGGTGGCCAGCGATGGCTGGGGGGCCCTGGAGAGTGTGGTGGCAGGCAGTGAGAGGGCTGCTGAGGGTGCCATCACTATTGAGCTGGCCTCCTATCCCATCAGTGACTTTGCCTCCTACTTCCGGAGCCTGGACCCCTGGAACAACAGCCGGAACCCCTGGTTCCGTGAGTTCTGGGAGCAGAGGTTCCACTGTAGCTTCCGGCGGCGAGATTGCGCAGCCCACTCACTACAGGCCGTGCCTTTTGAGCAAGAGTCCAAGATCATGTTTGTCGTTAATGCAGTGTATGCCATGGCCCATGCGCTGCACAACATGCACCGAGCCCTCTGCCCCAACACCACCCAACTCTGTGATGCAATGCGGCCTGTCAACGGACGCCGGCTCTACAAGGACTTCGTACTCAACGTCAAATTTGATG CCCCCTTCCGCCCGGCTGACACGCACAGTGAGGTCCGCTTTGACCGCTTTGGTGATGGCATTGGTCGCTACAACATCTTCACCTATTTGCGGGCAGGGAGTGGGCGCTATCGCTACCAGAAGGTAGGCTACTGGGCAGAAGGCCTAACCCTGGATACCAGCCTCATCCCATGGGCCTCGCCCTCGGCCAGCTCCCTGCCCGCCTCTCGCTGCAGTGAGCCCTGTCTCCAGAATGAAGTGAAGAGCGTGCAGCCAGGGGAGGTCTGCTGCTGGCTCTGCATCCCCTGCCAGCCCTACGAGTACCGGCTGGACGAATTCACTTGTGCTGACTGTGGCCTGGGTTACTGGCCCAATGCCAGCCTGACCGGCTGCTTTGAGCTGCCCCAGGAGTACATCCGCTGGGGTGATGCCTGGGCTGTGGGACCTGTCACCATCGCCTGTCTAGGTGCCCTGGCGACCCTCTTTGTGCTGGGTGTCTTTGTGCGGCACAATGCCACACCAGTGGTCAAGGCCTCTGGACGGGAGCTCTGCTACATCCTGTTGGGCGGTGTCTTCCTCTGCTACTGCATGACCTTCATCTTCATTGCCAAGCCATCCACGGTGGTGTGTACCTTACGGCGCCTTGGTCTGGGCACCGCCTTCTCTGTCTGCTACTCAGCTCTGCTCACCAAGACCAACCGCATTGCACGCATCTTTGGTGGGGCCCGGGAGGGAGCCCAGCGACCACGCTTCATCAGTCCTGCCTCGCAGGTGGCCATCTGCCTGGCACTTATCTCGGGCCAGCTGCTCATTGTAGCTGCCTGGCTGGTGGTGGAAGCACCAGGCACGGGCAAGGAGACAGCCCCAGAGCGGCGGGAGGTGGTAACATTGCGCTGCAACCATCGAGATGCAAGCATGCTGGGTTCACTGGCCTACAACGTGCTCCTCATCGCACTCTGCACACTCTATGCCTTCAAGACCCGCAAGTGCCCTGAGAACTTCAATGAGGCCAAATTCATAGGCTTTACCATGTACACCACTTGCATCATCTGGCTGGCCTTCCTGCCCATCTTCTATGTCACCTCCAGTGACTACCGG acgaagaAACGGAGACTCAGGGAGGTTCAATCCCTTGCCTAA
- the GRM2 gene encoding metabotropic glutamate receptor 2 isoform X3, translated as MAHALHNMHRALCPNTTQLCDAMRPVNGRRLYKDFVLNVKFDAPFRPADTHSEVRFDRFGDGIGRYNIFTYLRAGSGRYRYQKVGYWAEGLTLDTSLIPWASPSASSLPASRCSEPCLQNEVKSVQPGEVCCWLCIPCQPYEYRLDEFTCADCGLGYWPNASLTGCFELPQEYIRWGDAWAVGPVTIACLGALATLFVLGVFVRHNATPVVKASGRELCYILLGGVFLCYCMTFIFIAKPSTVVCTLRRLGLGTAFSVCYSALLTKTNRIARIFGGAREGAQRPRFISPASQVAICLALISGQLLIVAAWLVVEAPGTGKETAPERREVVTLRCNHRDASMLGSLAYNVLLIALCTLYAFKTRKCPENFNEAKFIGFTMYTTCIIWLAFLPIFYVTSSDYRVQTTTMCVSVSLSGSVVLGCLFAPKLHIILFQPQKNVVSHRAPTSRFSSAATRASSSLGQGSGSQFVPTVCNGREVVDSTTSSL; from the exons ATGGCCCATGCGCTGCACAACATGCACCGAGCCCTCTGCCCCAACACCACCCAACTCTGTGATGCAATGCGGCCTGTCAACGGACGCCGGCTCTACAAGGACTTCGTACTCAACGTCAAATTTGATG CCCCCTTCCGCCCGGCTGACACGCACAGTGAGGTCCGCTTTGACCGCTTTGGTGATGGCATTGGTCGCTACAACATCTTCACCTATTTGCGGGCAGGGAGTGGGCGCTATCGCTACCAGAAGGTAGGCTACTGGGCAGAAGGCCTAACCCTGGATACCAGCCTCATCCCATGGGCCTCGCCCTCGGCCAGCTCCCTGCCCGCCTCTCGCTGCAGTGAGCCCTGTCTCCAGAATGAAGTGAAGAGCGTGCAGCCAGGGGAGGTCTGCTGCTGGCTCTGCATCCCCTGCCAGCCCTACGAGTACCGGCTGGACGAATTCACTTGTGCTGACTGTGGCCTGGGTTACTGGCCCAATGCCAGCCTGACCGGCTGCTTTGAGCTGCCCCAGGAGTACATCCGCTGGGGTGATGCCTGGGCTGTGGGACCTGTCACCATCGCCTGTCTAGGTGCCCTGGCGACCCTCTTTGTGCTGGGTGTCTTTGTGCGGCACAATGCCACACCAGTGGTCAAGGCCTCTGGACGGGAGCTCTGCTACATCCTGTTGGGCGGTGTCTTCCTCTGCTACTGCATGACCTTCATCTTCATTGCCAAGCCATCCACGGTGGTGTGTACCTTACGGCGCCTTGGTCTGGGCACCGCCTTCTCTGTCTGCTACTCAGCTCTGCTCACCAAGACCAACCGCATTGCACGCATCTTTGGTGGGGCCCGGGAGGGAGCCCAGCGACCACGCTTCATCAGTCCTGCCTCGCAGGTGGCCATCTGCCTGGCACTTATCTCGGGCCAGCTGCTCATTGTAGCTGCCTGGCTGGTGGTGGAAGCACCAGGCACGGGCAAGGAGACAGCCCCAGAGCGGCGGGAGGTGGTAACATTGCGCTGCAACCATCGAGATGCAAGCATGCTGGGTTCACTGGCCTACAACGTGCTCCTCATCGCACTCTGCACACTCTATGCCTTCAAGACCCGCAAGTGCCCTGAGAACTTCAATGAGGCCAAATTCATAGGCTTTACCATGTACACCACTTGCATCATCTGGCTGGCCTTCCTGCCCATCTTCTATGTCACCTCCAGTGACTACCGG GTACAGACCACCACCATGTGCGTATCAGTCAGCCTCAGTGGCTCTGTGGTGCTCGGCTGTCTCTTTGCACCCAAGTTGCACATCATCCTTTTCCAGCCACAGAAGAATGTGGTCAGCCACCGTGCGCCCACCAGCCGCTTCAGCAGCGCCGCCACCAGGGCCAGCTCCAGCCTTGGCCAAG GATCTGGCTCCCAGTTTGTCCCCACCGTTTGCAACGGCCGTGAGGTGGTAGATTCAACAACATCGTCACTTTGA
- the GRM2 gene encoding metabotropic glutamate receptor 2 isoform X1: MGSLLGLLALLLLWGAVAEGPAKKVLTLEGDLVLGGLFPVHQKGGPAEECGPVNEHRGIQRLEAMLFALDRINRDPHLLPGVRLGAHILDSCSKDTHALEQALDFVRASLSRGADGSRHICPDGSYATHGDAPTAITGVIGGSYSDVSIQVANLLRLFQIPQISYASTSAKLSDKSRYDYFARTVPPDFFQAKAMAEILRFFNWTYVSTVASEGDYGETGIEAFELEARARNICVATSEKVGRAMSRAAFEGVVRALLQKPSARVAVLFTRSEDARELLAATQRLNASFTWVASDGWGALESVVAGSERAAEGAITIELASYPISDFASYFRSLDPWNNSRNPWFREFWEQRFHCSFRRRDCAAHSLQAVPFEQESKIMFVVNAVYAMAHALHNMHRALCPNTTQLCDAMRPVNGRRLYKDFVLNVKFDAPFRPADTHSEVRFDRFGDGIGRYNIFTYLRAGSGRYRYQKVGYWAEGLTLDTSLIPWASPSASSLPASRCSEPCLQNEVKSVQPGEVCCWLCIPCQPYEYRLDEFTCADCGLGYWPNASLTGCFELPQEYIRWGDAWAVGPVTIACLGALATLFVLGVFVRHNATPVVKASGRELCYILLGGVFLCYCMTFIFIAKPSTVVCTLRRLGLGTAFSVCYSALLTKTNRIARIFGGAREGAQRPRFISPASQVAICLALISGQLLIVAAWLVVEAPGTGKETAPERREVVTLRCNHRDASMLGSLAYNVLLIALCTLYAFKTRKCPENFNEAKFIGFTMYTTCIIWLAFLPIFYVTSSDYRVQTTTMCVSVSLSGSVVLGCLFAPKLHIILFQPQKNVVSHRAPTSRFSSAATRASSSLGQGSGSQFVPTVCNGREVVDSTTSSL, from the exons ATGGGATCACTGCTTGGGCTCCTGGCACTGCTGCTGCTATGGGGTGCTGTGGCTGAGGGCCCTGCCAAGAAGGTGCTGACCCTGGAGGGGGACCTGGTCCTGGGTGGGCTGTTTCCAGTACACCAGAAGGGTGGCCCAGCAGAGGAGTGTGGGCCTGTCAATGAGCATCGTGGCATCCAGCGCCTGGAGGCCATGCTTTTTGCACTGGACCGCATCAACCGTGACCCACACCTGCTGCCAGGCGTGCGCCTGGGCGCGCATATTCTCGACAGCTGCTCCAAGGACACACATGCCCTGGAGCAGGCACTCGACTTCGTGCGTGCCTCGCTTAGCCGTGGTGCCGATGGCTCACGTCACATCTGCCCCGATGGCTCGTATGCCACCCACGGTGATGCTCCCACTGCCATCACTGGTGTCATTGGCGGCTCCTACAGCGATGTCTCCATCCAG GTGGCCAACCTCCTGCGGCTATTTCAGATCCCACAGATTAGCTATGCCTCCACCAGCGCCAAGCTGAGTGACAAGTCCCGCTATGACTACTTTGCCCGCACAGTGCCCCCCGACTTCTTCCAAGCCAAAGCCATGGCTGAGATTCTCCGCTTCTTCAACTGGACCTATGTGTCCACTGTGGCATCTGAGGGTGACTATGGCGAGACAGGCATCGAAGCCTTTGAGCTAGAGGCCCGTGCCCGCAACATCTGTGTGGCCACCTCGGAGAAAGTGGGCCGTGCCATGAGCCGCGCAGCTTTTGAGGGTGTGGTGCGAGCCCTGCTGCAGAAGCCCAGTGCCCGTGTGGCTGTCCTGTTCACCCGTTCTGAGGATGCCCGCGAGCTCCTCGCGGCTACCCAGCGCCTCAATGCCAGCTTCACCTGGGTGGCCAGCGATGGCTGGGGGGCCCTGGAGAGTGTGGTGGCAGGCAGTGAGAGGGCTGCTGAGGGTGCCATCACTATTGAGCTGGCCTCCTATCCCATCAGTGACTTTGCCTCCTACTTCCGGAGCCTGGACCCCTGGAACAACAGCCGGAACCCCTGGTTCCGTGAGTTCTGGGAGCAGAGGTTCCACTGTAGCTTCCGGCGGCGAGATTGCGCAGCCCACTCACTACAGGCCGTGCCTTTTGAGCAAGAGTCCAAGATCATGTTTGTCGTTAATGCAGTGTATGCCATGGCCCATGCGCTGCACAACATGCACCGAGCCCTCTGCCCCAACACCACCCAACTCTGTGATGCAATGCGGCCTGTCAACGGACGCCGGCTCTACAAGGACTTCGTACTCAACGTCAAATTTGATG CCCCCTTCCGCCCGGCTGACACGCACAGTGAGGTCCGCTTTGACCGCTTTGGTGATGGCATTGGTCGCTACAACATCTTCACCTATTTGCGGGCAGGGAGTGGGCGCTATCGCTACCAGAAGGTAGGCTACTGGGCAGAAGGCCTAACCCTGGATACCAGCCTCATCCCATGGGCCTCGCCCTCGGCCAGCTCCCTGCCCGCCTCTCGCTGCAGTGAGCCCTGTCTCCAGAATGAAGTGAAGAGCGTGCAGCCAGGGGAGGTCTGCTGCTGGCTCTGCATCCCCTGCCAGCCCTACGAGTACCGGCTGGACGAATTCACTTGTGCTGACTGTGGCCTGGGTTACTGGCCCAATGCCAGCCTGACCGGCTGCTTTGAGCTGCCCCAGGAGTACATCCGCTGGGGTGATGCCTGGGCTGTGGGACCTGTCACCATCGCCTGTCTAGGTGCCCTGGCGACCCTCTTTGTGCTGGGTGTCTTTGTGCGGCACAATGCCACACCAGTGGTCAAGGCCTCTGGACGGGAGCTCTGCTACATCCTGTTGGGCGGTGTCTTCCTCTGCTACTGCATGACCTTCATCTTCATTGCCAAGCCATCCACGGTGGTGTGTACCTTACGGCGCCTTGGTCTGGGCACCGCCTTCTCTGTCTGCTACTCAGCTCTGCTCACCAAGACCAACCGCATTGCACGCATCTTTGGTGGGGCCCGGGAGGGAGCCCAGCGACCACGCTTCATCAGTCCTGCCTCGCAGGTGGCCATCTGCCTGGCACTTATCTCGGGCCAGCTGCTCATTGTAGCTGCCTGGCTGGTGGTGGAAGCACCAGGCACGGGCAAGGAGACAGCCCCAGAGCGGCGGGAGGTGGTAACATTGCGCTGCAACCATCGAGATGCAAGCATGCTGGGTTCACTGGCCTACAACGTGCTCCTCATCGCACTCTGCACACTCTATGCCTTCAAGACCCGCAAGTGCCCTGAGAACTTCAATGAGGCCAAATTCATAGGCTTTACCATGTACACCACTTGCATCATCTGGCTGGCCTTCCTGCCCATCTTCTATGTCACCTCCAGTGACTACCGG GTACAGACCACCACCATGTGCGTATCAGTCAGCCTCAGTGGCTCTGTGGTGCTCGGCTGTCTCTTTGCACCCAAGTTGCACATCATCCTTTTCCAGCCACAGAAGAATGTGGTCAGCCACCGTGCGCCCACCAGCCGCTTCAGCAGCGCCGCCACCAGGGCCAGCTCCAGCCTTGGCCAAG GATCTGGCTCCCAGTTTGTCCCCACCGTTTGCAACGGCCGTGAGGTGGTAGATTCAACAACATCGTCACTTTGA